Proteins found in one Streptococcus mitis genomic segment:
- the tnpA gene encoding IS200/IS605 family transposase: MAQKAHSLSHTKWMCKYHIVFTPKYRRKVIYNQYRSSLGEIFHRLCSYKGVEIIEGHLMPDHVHMLVSIPPRISVSSFMGYLKGKSALMMFDKHANLKYKFGNRHFWAEGYYVSTVGLNEATIKKYIQEQEKHDIALDKLSVKEYEDPFRDSGK; encoded by the coding sequence ATGGCACAAAAGGCACATAGTTTATCACACACAAAGTGGATGTGTAAATATCACATTGTGTTCACCCCTAAGTATAGACGAAAAGTCATTTATAATCAATATCGAAGTAGTTTAGGAGAAATATTTCATCGCTTGTGTAGTTATAAAGGAGTTGAAATTATCGAGGGTCACTTAATGCCAGACCATGTACATATGTTAGTCAGTATTCCACCAAGGATAAGTGTTTCAAGTTTCATGGGGTATTTAAAAGGTAAAAGTGCACTCATGATGTTTGACAAACACGCCAATCTCAAGTATAAGTTTGGGAATCGGCATTTTTGGGCGGAAGGTTATTATGTGAGTACGGTTGGACTCAATGAAGCCACAATTAAGAAATATATTCAAGAACAGGAAAAGCATGATATAGCACTAGATAAATTAAGTGTAAAAGAATATGAGGATCCCTTTAGGGATAGTGGTAAGTAA